A genomic region of Desulfomonilaceae bacterium contains the following coding sequences:
- a CDS encoding MSMEG_0568 family radical SAM protein — protein MLAHTITELQSLGVQVDVDSPNRKVGAGPAEGGTIIIEGIPAHVPFSGTFVSRSPYALRQLEGESWLVKDGKFILPAKMAPRPKFYNYVTKDQTPYSSIAILHGKDCVASTVRQTCSYWNSEKRCKFCGIELSLSRAQTTRIKTPSQLAEVIRKAMELDSVSHVVLTTGATLPSGKEIDYLGQCAKAIKAVCDLPIHAQFLPTENVKKLYELRKAGIATVGIHIESFDVEALARFAPVKAAIGLDTYEQAWNSAVEVFGFNQVSSFILVGLGEQEESVLRGSEFLSNRGVYPFIVPFRPIPGSLMQDRIPPDPETMKRLYITVAEMLKETGLSSARSLAGCVRCGACSALQAYEMEPKKYFVCRPTLTDDELALALKIREDVFVKEQGLFEISDLDENDSSSTHIIVKYDDEIIGAVRVFPVKGAQNQWVGGRLAVRTKHRDNHAGALLVKKAMRYVKNRGCTRFTAHIQEQNVRYFSLLGWRAVGPVETYHGKAHRLMEADLDKV, from the coding sequence ATGCTTGCCCACACAATAACCGAGTTACAAAGCCTAGGCGTTCAGGTTGATGTGGACTCGCCAAACAGAAAGGTTGGAGCGGGACCAGCTGAAGGGGGCACTATCATAATTGAAGGGATACCGGCTCATGTGCCTTTCAGCGGTACCTTTGTATCAAGATCTCCGTATGCCTTGCGTCAACTTGAGGGTGAATCTTGGCTCGTCAAGGATGGAAAATTCATCCTGCCCGCGAAAATGGCGCCAAGGCCCAAATTCTATAACTATGTCACAAAAGACCAAACGCCTTATTCCAGTATTGCGATTCTTCACGGAAAGGACTGCGTCGCTTCGACGGTGCGTCAAACCTGCTCTTACTGGAATTCGGAAAAAAGATGCAAATTCTGCGGTATCGAGTTGTCCCTGTCCCGGGCTCAAACTACCCGAATTAAGACGCCATCTCAACTGGCTGAAGTGATCCGCAAAGCAATGGAGCTAGATTCGGTTTCTCACGTTGTACTGACGACTGGAGCTACGCTACCGTCAGGAAAAGAAATTGATTATCTTGGCCAATGCGCCAAGGCTATCAAGGCAGTTTGTGATCTTCCCATACACGCTCAATTTCTTCCAACTGAAAACGTAAAAAAACTTTATGAACTCAGAAAAGCCGGTATAGCTACCGTTGGCATTCACATAGAAAGTTTCGACGTCGAGGCGCTTGCCAGATTTGCCCCTGTAAAAGCGGCTATTGGCCTGGACACGTACGAACAAGCCTGGAACAGTGCAGTAGAGGTGTTTGGCTTCAACCAGGTGAGCAGCTTTATCCTTGTGGGTCTTGGGGAACAGGAGGAGTCAGTATTAAGGGGGAGCGAGTTTCTCTCGAACAGAGGGGTTTATCCATTTATAGTGCCGTTCCGCCCGATACCTGGCTCATTGATGCAAGACCGGATACCACCGGACCCGGAGACCATGAAGCGTCTGTATATCACGGTAGCTGAAATGTTGAAGGAGACAGGTCTTTCGTCAGCTAGATCTCTGGCTGGATGTGTAAGGTGTGGAGCATGTTCGGCGTTGCAGGCGTATGAAATGGAACCGAAGAAATATTTCGTCTGCCGACCTACTTTAACAGATGACGAACTTGCTCTAGCCCTAAAAATTCGTGAAGATGTTTTTGTTAAGGAACAGGGGCTATTTGAAATCTCGGACCTGGATGAAAACGATTCCTCAAGTACCCACATCATCGTAAAATATGATGATGAGATAATTGGCGCAGTTCGGGTTTTTCCAGTGAAAGGCGCTCAAAATCAATGGGTAGGAGGCAGACTTGCAGTTCGCACAAAACATAGGGATAATCACGCCGGAGCCCTATTGGTGAAGAAAGCGATGCGATATGTCAAGAATCGTGGTTGCACTCGATTTACCGCTCATATTCAGGAACAGAATGTGCGTTATTTCTCGCTCCTTGGCTGGAGAGCCGTTGGACCTGTCGAAACATACCATGGCAAGGCCCATCGACTTATGGAAGCGGATCTCGACAAGGTATGA
- the tkt gene encoding transketolase yields MRQQELDKLCINTLRFLSVDSVQKANSGHPGLPLGAATIVYVIWNHFLKFNPLNPSWTDRDRFVLSAGHGCALLYSVLHLTGFDLPLEELKRFRQWGSRTPGHPEYRKTPGVEATTGPLGQGFANAVGMAVAEASLAARFNKPGREIVNHFTYTLASDGDLMEGVSNEAASLAGHLRLGKLIALYDNNHITIEGKTSLTFSENRLARFAALGWHTQEVADGNDVESLKTAIQNAQDTNDRPSFISVVTHIGYGSPNKQDTAAAHGEPLGEAEVRLTKQALGWPVEPVFYIPAEALQHFRLAIDHGKNIQNEWEDLFKNYSRQYPNLAAEFQRIIDGRLPENWDSSLPTFDSTTGPIATRSASGKILNAIARHVPELIGGSADLSPSTFTLIEGSSDFEAESLRGRNMHFGIREHAMGGLLNGMALHGGLIPYGATFLIFSDYMRPPIRLAALSDLHVIYVFTHDSIGLGEDGPTHQPVEQLLGLRSVPNLITIRPADANEARAAWKIAVQQRNRPVALVLTRQKLPILDLTIYPQLATGVNRGGYTLAETHNGGASDVILVATGSEVHLILSVRERLIEQGIQARVVSLPSWNLFEEQPASYREHLFPTGIPIVAVEAGVSLGWKPYVGTGIDVVSVDHYGASAPGDIVMKEYGFNVENILKHVENVFKQRRT; encoded by the coding sequence ATGCGACAGCAGGAATTGGACAAGCTTTGTATCAACACGCTTCGTTTTCTTTCGGTAGACTCGGTTCAAAAAGCTAATTCAGGTCACCCTGGCTTGCCTTTGGGGGCTGCTACCATTGTCTATGTCATCTGGAACCATTTCCTGAAATTCAACCCTCTAAATCCTTCATGGACGGACCGTGACAGATTCGTCCTGTCCGCCGGTCATGGTTGCGCTCTCCTGTACTCTGTTCTGCACCTTACCGGATTCGATCTCCCACTTGAGGAGCTGAAGCGCTTTCGACAGTGGGGTAGTCGAACACCCGGACACCCCGAGTACCGAAAGACCCCAGGAGTCGAGGCCACTACCGGACCATTGGGACAAGGGTTCGCCAACGCTGTTGGGATGGCGGTCGCGGAAGCGTCACTTGCTGCCCGTTTCAACAAACCGGGCCGTGAGATCGTGAACCACTTCACGTATACGCTGGCAAGCGATGGGGATTTGATGGAAGGGGTGTCTAATGAAGCGGCTTCTCTCGCTGGGCATTTACGCCTGGGCAAATTGATAGCGCTATATGATAACAATCACATAACCATAGAGGGAAAAACATCCCTGACATTCAGTGAAAATCGCCTTGCCCGCTTTGCCGCGCTGGGGTGGCATACCCAGGAAGTGGCTGACGGCAACGATGTCGAAAGCCTTAAGACGGCCATACAGAATGCACAAGACACCAATGATCGGCCATCCTTTATTTCAGTAGTCACTCACATCGGATACGGAAGCCCGAACAAACAAGATACCGCTGCGGCTCATGGAGAGCCATTGGGTGAGGCTGAGGTCCGTCTGACGAAACAGGCCTTGGGCTGGCCAGTGGAACCCGTCTTTTATATCCCTGCCGAGGCTCTACAACATTTTAGGCTTGCAATCGATCACGGTAAAAACATCCAAAACGAGTGGGAGGATCTTTTTAAAAATTATTCGAGACAATATCCCAATCTGGCTGCTGAATTCCAACGGATTATCGACGGAAGACTGCCTGAAAATTGGGATAGTAGCCTGCCAACATTTGATTCGACCACTGGTCCGATAGCGACTCGGTCGGCATCCGGAAAAATTCTTAACGCAATTGCGCGGCATGTTCCAGAACTTATTGGGGGATCAGCGGATCTCTCACCAAGCACGTTTACCTTAATCGAAGGCTCAAGTGATTTTGAGGCCGAAAGTTTGAGAGGACGCAACATGCACTTTGGGATAAGGGAACATGCTATGGGAGGCCTACTCAACGGAATGGCGCTTCATGGCGGTCTTATCCCCTACGGGGCTACCTTTCTGATCTTTAGCGACTATATGCGGCCGCCTATTCGCTTGGCAGCGCTCAGCGACTTGCATGTAATTTACGTGTTTACTCATGACAGTATCGGACTGGGTGAAGATGGGCCTACCCATCAGCCAGTGGAGCAACTTCTGGGCCTCAGATCCGTTCCTAACCTAATTACAATAAGACCTGCCGATGCAAACGAGGCCCGCGCCGCGTGGAAAATCGCTGTCCAACAGCGGAATCGGCCGGTCGCTTTGGTCCTGACGCGTCAAAAATTGCCTATCCTGGACCTGACGATATATCCACAGCTTGCGACAGGGGTAAATCGCGGGGGCTACACCCTTGCGGAAACACACAACGGGGGGGCTTCAGATGTGATTCTGGTTGCTACAGGCAGCGAAGTTCACCTTATCCTCTCTGTGCGAGAAAGGCTTATTGAGCAGGGGATCCAGGCTCGTGTGGTAAGTCTTCCCAGTTGGAACCTCTTTGAAGAACAACCCGCCTCATACCGTGAACATCTGTTCCCTACCGGTATCCCGATTGTTGCGGTAGAAGCGGGAGTGTCTCTGGGATGGAAACCTTATGTAGGGACAGGAATAGACGTTGTCTCTGTTGATCATTATGGAGCGTCTGCGCCGGGAGATATTGTTATGAAAGAATATGGCTTCAATGTTGAAAACATATTGAAACATGTAGAAAATGTATTTAAGCAAAGAAGGACTTGA
- a CDS encoding RpiB/LacA/LacB family sugar-phosphate isomerase, which translates to MLKIGVAADHGGFLLKVELMETLKSDGHTVVDFGAFSLQENDDYPDFIIPLAKAISDGDVDRGIAICGSGVGACIAANKTPGVRAALINDTFSAHQGVEDDNMNLICLGGRVVGLSLARELIQRFLEAEFSGAQRHLRRLAKVETLERRL; encoded by the coding sequence ATGTTGAAAATTGGTGTAGCAGCGGATCATGGCGGCTTCCTGCTTAAGGTCGAACTTATGGAAACTCTCAAATCCGATGGCCACACAGTCGTGGATTTTGGAGCGTTCTCCCTGCAAGAAAATGACGATTATCCCGATTTCATCATTCCACTCGCTAAAGCCATCTCCGACGGAGATGTCGATAGGGGCATAGCAATCTGCGGTAGTGGCGTGGGCGCCTGTATAGCCGCCAATAAAACGCCGGGGGTTAGAGCGGCGTTGATCAACGACACTTTCTCCGCACACCAGGGAGTTGAGGACGACAACATGAACCTTATCTGCCTCGGTGGTCGAGTTGTAGGGCTATCCTTGGCGCGGGAACTCATTCAACGCTTTCTTGAAGCTGAATTTAGTGGAGCCCAGCGTCATCTCAGACGCCTGGCTAAGGTCGAAACCCTGGAAAGGAGGTTGTAA
- the zwf gene encoding glucose-6-phosphate dehydrogenase has product MIESPGENMDTFSDTVVKGQTSEVNISAEACLVEGPLEPCAMVIFGVTGDLTTRKLAPALYNLFLLGAVPDSFIIVGAARSDMTHDQFRDRIRAALSGMDMSAWDRFSASLFYQPVLFDSPDSFVKLSTTLSALEKEHDLPGNRIFYLAIPPSLDAGMSEMLGNAGLSVENQNDVGWVRIVVEKPFGRDLKTATDLNKTLHKHFKEEQIFRIDHYLAKETVQNVLMFRFANAIFEPLWNRMFIDHVHITAAESLGVENRAEYYEESGVLRDMFQNHMMQLLALTAMEPPARLQPDFVHDEKSKVFRSLRPFSAYNSRDSLILGQYGPGTVDEQPVSGYREEPGVNPESVTPTFSRMKVFVDNWRWHGVPFYLISGKRLAKKMTEIVIQFKKAPHSMFRGILGEAVSSNILTLGIYPDETIDLSFETKIPGARVCLRSVRMHFDYRQNYAGPVMDAYEKAIMDCIQGDHMLFWRQDGVELCWSFLEPLLEDCENCPDRGEALLFYPAGSWGPE; this is encoded by the coding sequence ATGATAGAATCCCCTGGTGAAAATATGGACACTTTCAGCGATACTGTGGTTAAAGGACAAACATCCGAAGTCAATATTTCTGCGGAAGCCTGTCTTGTGGAAGGACCTTTAGAACCATGCGCAATGGTGATTTTCGGCGTTACGGGAGATTTAACTACCCGAAAACTTGCTCCCGCGCTCTACAATCTTTTCCTTCTCGGGGCCGTTCCTGATTCCTTCATCATCGTTGGGGCGGCGCGATCCGACATGACTCACGATCAATTTCGAGACAGAATAAGAGCCGCTTTGTCAGGGATGGACATGTCGGCTTGGGACAGGTTTTCCGCCTCGTTATTTTACCAACCGGTCCTTTTCGACTCTCCCGATTCCTTTGTCAAGCTCTCCACCACTTTGAGCGCATTGGAGAAAGAACACGATCTCCCAGGTAACAGGATTTTTTATCTGGCGATTCCACCGTCGCTTGATGCCGGAATGTCGGAAATGCTTGGTAATGCCGGCCTTTCTGTGGAGAACCAAAACGACGTAGGGTGGGTTCGCATCGTTGTAGAAAAGCCTTTTGGAAGAGACTTGAAGACCGCTACCGATCTTAATAAGACCCTCCACAAGCATTTCAAAGAAGAACAAATTTTCAGAATTGATCATTACCTTGCCAAGGAAACAGTCCAGAACGTGCTGATGTTCCGATTCGCCAACGCTATTTTTGAACCTCTATGGAACCGTATGTTCATAGACCATGTTCATATCACCGCTGCCGAGTCTCTTGGGGTAGAAAACCGAGCTGAATATTACGAAGAATCGGGTGTTCTACGCGACATGTTTCAGAATCATATGATGCAACTCCTTGCTTTAACTGCCATGGAACCCCCGGCTCGTCTGCAACCGGACTTTGTGCACGATGAAAAGAGTAAGGTATTCAGATCCCTCAGACCTTTCTCTGCCTACAACTCCCGAGACAGCCTCATACTGGGCCAATACGGACCTGGAACGGTTGATGAGCAACCGGTCTCGGGTTATCGTGAAGAACCTGGCGTAAATCCCGAGTCCGTAACACCGACTTTTTCCAGAATGAAGGTTTTTGTAGATAACTGGCGATGGCATGGGGTCCCTTTCTACCTGATCTCTGGGAAGAGACTCGCAAAAAAAATGACGGAAATAGTCATACAGTTTAAAAAGGCTCCTCATTCAATGTTTAGAGGAATCTTGGGGGAAGCTGTAAGCTCAAACATCCTGACTCTGGGAATTTATCCGGATGAAACTATTGATCTGAGCTTTGAGACCAAGATCCCAGGAGCAAGGGTTTGTCTCAGGTCCGTGAGAATGCATTTCGATTATCGTCAGAATTACGCAGGACCGGTTATGGACGCTTATGAGAAGGCTATCATGGACTGTATTCAAGGGGACCATATGCTTTTCTGGCGGCAGGACGGCGTAGAGCTTTGCTGGTCTTTCCTTGAACCATTGCTGGAGGACTGTGAGAACTGTCCTGATAGAGGCGAAGCACTCTTGTTTTACCCAGCCGGGAGTTGGGGTCCGGAATAG
- the gnd gene encoding decarboxylating 6-phosphogluconate dehydrogenase, whose product MKLAMLGLGRMGMNMARRLLANNQEVMAYNRTSEKTKAIVKEGASGIYTLDDLSAKMAPPRIVWLMLPAGPLIDEHLEKLKDVLSEGDIVIDGGNTHFKDDIRRQALLSEKGIHFMDVGVSGGVWGLKEGYCLMVGGNADIYQHLDPIFRSLAPEEGYLYCGGSGAGHFVKMVHNGIEYGMMQAYAEGFDILDKSVYSGSLDYRSLCHLWNRGSVIRSWLLELTESAFAKDPRLGDIKGYVEDSGEGRWTLEQALETGVPAYVTALSLFARFRSREKDALSDKLLAAMRREFGGHAVVSAEKKD is encoded by the coding sequence ATGAAGCTAGCGATGTTGGGCCTTGGGCGCATGGGAATGAACATGGCCAGGCGGCTGTTGGCCAATAATCAGGAGGTAATGGCGTACAATCGGACCAGCGAAAAGACAAAGGCAATTGTTAAAGAGGGGGCAAGCGGAATTTATACGTTGGATGATCTTTCCGCAAAGATGGCTCCGCCTCGAATCGTTTGGTTGATGCTACCCGCAGGCCCCCTCATTGATGAGCATTTGGAAAAGCTCAAGGATGTCCTAAGTGAAGGAGACATTGTAATTGACGGTGGCAACACCCACTTTAAGGATGACATCCGCAGGCAAGCCTTATTATCTGAGAAGGGCATTCACTTTATGGATGTAGGGGTCAGTGGGGGCGTATGGGGACTTAAGGAAGGTTATTGCCTCATGGTTGGTGGTAATGCGGATATTTACCAACACCTTGATCCGATCTTCAGATCGCTCGCCCCTGAAGAAGGATATCTTTATTGCGGCGGTTCGGGCGCAGGACATTTCGTCAAGATGGTCCATAATGGGATCGAATACGGCATGATGCAGGCATACGCGGAAGGCTTCGACATCCTGGACAAATCTGTTTACAGCGGATCCCTTGATTACAGGAGTCTCTGCCATCTTTGGAACAGGGGAAGCGTCATTCGATCGTGGCTCCTTGAACTCACTGAGTCGGCGTTCGCAAAGGATCCTAGACTCGGGGACATTAAAGGATACGTCGAGGATTCAGGTGAAGGCAGGTGGACTCTGGAACAGGCGTTAGAAACTGGAGTGCCCGCTTACGTGACAGCGCTGTCTCTTTTTGCCCGCTTTCGATCCCGAGAGAAGGATGCGCTTTCGGATAAACTTTTAGCCGCAATGAGAAGAGAATTCGGTGGCCATGCCGTCGTGTCGGCTGAGAAAAAGGACTAG
- the glk gene encoding glucokinase gives MIDQTKFVLAGDIGGTKTNLAIFNPGQSRPIPLVMESYSSRESSSLEELVESFLAKHFANVVSACFGIAGPVSKGCVRTTNLPWLVSSSNLRDRFGWSNVRLINDLAATASSIAVLEKQELAELNQGKPDLDGPIGIVAPGTGLGMALLVFINGKGYPLQSEGGHVDFAPRNEPEIALLQHLMTSHVSVERLASGPGLFTIYSWLKNYRSQPEPAWIRERFLIGDSSKVISDAALVEKEPICVESLEMFVSILGAATGNLALTGMTTRGIYLAGGICPKILPKLKEGSFMKAFAAKGRFEELLSSIPVNVILNDKAALLGAACCAMELLENRT, from the coding sequence ATGATCGATCAGACCAAGTTTGTTCTGGCTGGTGACATCGGAGGGACCAAGACAAACCTTGCGATATTCAATCCCGGCCAGTCAAGGCCTATTCCTTTAGTGATGGAATCATATTCCAGTCGAGAATCTTCATCTCTCGAAGAACTCGTCGAGAGCTTTCTTGCTAAACACTTTGCAAATGTAGTCTCCGCTTGTTTCGGGATTGCCGGCCCTGTGTCTAAAGGGTGTGTTAGAACGACCAATCTTCCATGGCTAGTGTCGTCAAGCAATCTGAGAGATCGTTTTGGCTGGAGCAACGTGAGGCTTATAAATGACCTGGCTGCTACTGCCTCTTCAATCGCTGTCCTGGAGAAACAGGAACTCGCTGAGCTGAATCAGGGAAAGCCTGATCTCGATGGCCCTATCGGTATCGTAGCGCCCGGTACCGGTTTGGGAATGGCCCTGTTGGTGTTCATAAACGGAAAAGGCTATCCGCTACAATCCGAGGGAGGACATGTTGATTTTGCTCCTAGAAACGAGCCTGAAATTGCTTTGTTGCAACACTTGATGACCTCTCACGTGAGCGTAGAGCGCCTGGCGTCAGGACCTGGCCTATTCACAATCTACTCATGGCTCAAAAATTACCGCAGCCAACCAGAGCCCGCCTGGATACGGGAACGATTTCTGATTGGAGATTCGTCGAAAGTAATCTCCGACGCTGCGCTTGTGGAGAAAGAACCCATCTGCGTCGAATCTCTGGAGATGTTCGTCTCTATCCTGGGGGCAGCCACGGGCAATCTTGCGCTGACCGGAATGACAACCCGCGGGATTTATCTGGCTGGTGGGATATGCCCAAAGATTCTACCCAAACTTAAAGAGGGCTCGTTCATGAAGGCATTCGCTGCTAAAGGTCGGTTTGAGGAGCTGCTTTCATCAATCCCTGTCAATGTTATCCTGAACGACAAGGCTGCGCTGCTCGGAGCCGCCTGTTGTGCGATGGAACTCTTGGAGAATCGAACATGA
- the tal gene encoding transaldolase has translation MKINPLVKIQEFGQSIWLDFIRRDMLVSGELKRLIDEDGLRGMTSNPAIFEKAITETPDYVSAIRGLVLEGKNTEAIYQNLAIDDIGLAADVLHTVFSKTDGRDGFVSIEVSPHLARDTDGTINEARYWWTVLNRPNVLVKVPATKEGLVAIEQLISEGININVTLLFGLERYSAVAEAYIRGLEKRLEMGLPLDKVSSVASFFLSRIDVLADPALEMIVKKGGASAATAASLRGETAIASAKVAYQIYKGIFYSKRFRSLAQKGAKTQRVLWASTSSKDPSYSDVKYVEPLIGPDTVNTLPMETLNAYRDHGNPASRLEDDAEKAKNVLKTLEELGIDLPQLTQRLEDEGVDKFIKPFDKLMDNLDKRRKDILVESAGSQPQ, from the coding sequence ATGAAGATCAATCCTCTGGTGAAAATTCAGGAATTTGGTCAGAGTATCTGGCTGGATTTTATCCGCAGGGACATGCTGGTCTCAGGGGAACTCAAACGACTCATCGATGAGGATGGACTGAGAGGAATGACCTCGAATCCCGCCATATTCGAAAAAGCCATCACGGAAACACCTGATTATGTTTCCGCCATCCGCGGCTTAGTCCTTGAGGGAAAAAATACGGAAGCGATTTATCAGAATCTGGCCATTGATGATATTGGGCTTGCCGCTGATGTTCTGCACACAGTGTTTTCGAAAACCGATGGGCGTGACGGATTTGTCAGTATAGAGGTGTCACCACATCTGGCAAGAGACACTGACGGAACGATTAATGAGGCCCGTTATTGGTGGACTGTTTTGAACAGGCCAAATGTTCTTGTCAAGGTCCCAGCTACGAAGGAAGGGCTTGTCGCCATTGAACAGCTTATAAGCGAAGGCATTAACATCAATGTGACGCTTCTTTTCGGCCTGGAACGGTACAGCGCGGTGGCCGAAGCATATATACGAGGCCTGGAAAAGCGCCTCGAAATGGGTTTACCTCTGGATAAGGTCTCATCGGTCGCTAGCTTTTTCCTGAGTCGGATAGATGTATTGGCGGATCCGGCCCTGGAAATGATCGTGAAAAAAGGTGGCGCCAGCGCCGCAACCGCGGCTTCATTACGGGGTGAGACGGCAATCGCCAGCGCAAAAGTCGCATATCAGATTTATAAAGGTATTTTTTACAGTAAGCGGTTTCGGAGCCTGGCTCAAAAAGGGGCTAAGACTCAGCGTGTGCTTTGGGCCAGCACTAGCTCAAAAGATCCATCCTATAGTGACGTGAAGTATGTAGAGCCTCTAATAGGACCGGACACGGTAAATACACTTCCAATGGAGACACTCAATGCGTATCGAGACCATGGGAATCCCGCTTCTCGTCTAGAAGACGATGCGGAAAAAGCCAAAAATGTTTTGAAAACTCTTGAGGAATTGGGCATCGACTTGCCCCAACTTACCCAGCGACTGGAAGATGAAGGAGTTGATAAATTTATCAAGCCTTTTGATAAACTCATGGATAACCTGGACAAGAGACGCAAAGACATCCTGGTCGAGTCAGCGGGCTCACAACCCCAATAG
- a CDS encoding AIR synthase related protein: MKTSITSLAERIRNYGGLLRKQPIEDVFNALVLRGQPGLAPPNFGDDAAVIPWKDGFLLFAADGIMPRLLINEPYAAGKASVMVTVNDIYSMGGRPLAMVNVLASGDEDHRSRVVQGIRRGCEKLQVPMIGGHLHPDAAPEAPALAVAILGWAEKVLHGYTAQAGDNLILAVDLNGKVGCHSVTSWDANSGKSPQELIDRLETLPLISERNWANAAKDVSNAGIVGTASIMMENSGTGAEIILDSIPTPPEIAFSDWLFSFQSFGFVLSVPPRQSDQVLALFHERNITASVIGKVLEERKINIIQGQEVETLFDFSRDKITGIVYQSPSSD; the protein is encoded by the coding sequence ATGAAGACATCGATAACCTCACTTGCTGAAAGAATTCGTAATTATGGCGGGCTTCTTCGCAAACAACCGATCGAGGATGTTTTTAACGCATTGGTCCTGAGGGGCCAACCGGGGCTTGCGCCTCCCAATTTTGGTGATGACGCTGCGGTAATTCCATGGAAAGACGGTTTCCTGCTGTTTGCAGCCGATGGAATCATGCCCAGGTTACTAATTAACGAACCGTACGCTGCCGGCAAGGCTTCTGTAATGGTCACTGTAAATGACATCTATTCCATGGGTGGCCGCCCTCTGGCCATGGTCAATGTGCTGGCCAGCGGAGATGAAGACCATCGTAGCAGAGTAGTTCAGGGCATCCGAAGAGGCTGTGAAAAATTGCAGGTGCCTATGATCGGGGGACACTTGCACCCAGACGCCGCGCCCGAAGCTCCTGCTTTGGCCGTCGCAATTTTGGGGTGGGCGGAGAAGGTCTTGCACGGCTACACAGCTCAGGCTGGTGACAATCTCATACTAGCGGTAGACCTCAACGGCAAGGTTGGATGTCATTCGGTAACCAGTTGGGACGCTAATTCCGGAAAGAGTCCGCAGGAGTTAATTGACCGCCTTGAGACACTGCCTCTGATTTCAGAAAGGAACTGGGCGAATGCGGCAAAAGATGTCAGTAACGCAGGAATTGTGGGCACCGCTTCAATCATGATGGAAAACTCCGGAACAGGCGCTGAAATCATTCTCGATTCCATCCCCACTCCGCCGGAAATAGCATTTTCTGATTGGCTATTTTCCTTTCAAAGCTTTGGCTTCGTACTTTCTGTCCCGCCCCGGCAATCGGATCAAGTGCTCGCTCTTTTTCATGAAAGGAATATAACAGCGTCAGTCATCGGAAAAGTTCTGGAAGAACGAAAAATCAACATAATTCAAGGACAAGAAGTGGAAACCCTTTTTGACTTTTCAAGAGACAAAATTACTGGCATTGTTTATCAATCTCCATCATCAGACTGA
- a CDS encoding ABC transporter ATP-binding protein — protein sequence MHLELIGLGKTFINETQDGEIQAISHIDLRIKQGEFVSIVGPSGCGKSTLLRIISGLEQSFEGKVLLDGKQILKPAQDVGMVFQQYALFPWRTMCENIELGLEIMGMSKHERRVIAEKYVQLFGMEGFEDRYPSQLSGGMQQRVAIARTLIMNPKLVLMDEPFGSLDSQTRNDMQEFLMDLRQKRNDTILFVTHNVDESVFLSDRIVVLSKRPARILRVFELNTPHPRDRTSKVANDIRREVIGILRQERISPSAVNNQALDPKDFL from the coding sequence GTGCATCTTGAACTAATAGGACTTGGGAAAACGTTCATCAATGAAACTCAAGATGGAGAAATCCAGGCCATTTCTCATATCGATCTACGGATAAAGCAAGGTGAGTTCGTTTCCATAGTTGGTCCCAGTGGATGCGGAAAATCCACCCTGCTGAGGATTATTTCGGGCTTGGAGCAATCCTTTGAAGGCAAGGTTTTGTTGGACGGAAAACAGATATTGAAACCAGCTCAAGACGTTGGAATGGTATTCCAGCAGTACGCTTTATTTCCCTGGAGAACCATGTGTGAGAACATTGAGTTGGGACTTGAGATCATGGGAATGAGCAAGCATGAAAGGCGGGTCATTGCAGAAAAATACGTACAGTTATTCGGTATGGAAGGGTTCGAAGATCGATATCCAAGCCAGTTGTCCGGAGGGATGCAGCAGCGTGTTGCGATAGCGCGTACTCTGATCATGAATCCTAAATTAGTACTTATGGATGAACCCTTTGGCTCTCTGGACAGCCAGACTCGCAATGATATGCAGGAATTTCTCATGGACCTACGGCAGAAAAGAAATGACACCATTCTTTTTGTTACTCATAATGTTGATGAGTCGGTCTTTTTGAGTGACAGGATAGTTGTTCTATCCAAGAGACCCGCACGGATTTTGCGTGTATTCGAACTCAACACTCCTCATCCTAGGGACCGAACCAGTAAAGTAGCAAACGATATTAGACGAGAGGTGATAGGAATCCTGAGGCAGGAGAGAATTAGCCCCTCTGCGGTGAATAACCAAGCTCTTGACCCTAAGGATTTCTTATAG